A window from Vulpes vulpes isolate BD-2025 chromosome 9, VulVul3, whole genome shotgun sequence encodes these proteins:
- the D2HGDH gene encoding D-2-hydroxyglutarate dehydrogenase, mitochondrial isoform X1, with protein MLPRLVPRQPLRLFRWQAACAQGASVQRRTWASRIPRLLGPWGPVGNSPPVCRRSSSTPAGSPEVALTQERYPVKRLPFSTPSEADLAAFERIIPGRVVTDTEVLAASNVDWLRTVRGCSRVLLRPRTSEEVAHILRYCHERNLAVNPQGGNTGMVGGSVPVFDEIILSTALMNQVISFHSVSGTLVCQAGCILEELSQYVEARGFVMPLDLGAKGSCHIGGNVATNAGGLRFLRYGSLHGTVLGLEVVLADGTVLNCLSALRKDNTGYDLKQLFIGSEGTLGVITAVSIQCPPKPRAVNVAFLEAARLLCPQPCSPCSRSLHLLHPCRALGGFFRSGSVHPCSLQLWSVWPRPPRPAPCPAMTPPPVPGRAEQALCPLRTRSLATAGCLHASPLGPKTPSAAQGCPGFAEVLQTFSTCKGLLGEILSAYEFMDAECMWLVRHHLHLTSPVQESPFYVLIETSGSRAEHDAEKLNDFLEQALRSGLVTDGTVATDQMKLKALWALRERISEALSWDGYVYKYDLSLPTDTLYDLVTDLRARLGSQAKHVVGYGHLGDGNLHLNVTSEAFSRSLLDALEPYVYEWTAGHRGSVSAEHGLGFKKKDALHYSKPPAALRLMQQLKALLDPKGILNPYKTLPAQA; from the exons ATGCTGCCCCGTCTGGTGCCCCGGCAGCCTCTGAGGCTCTTCCGATGGCAGGCGGCGTGCGCTCAGGGAGCCTCTGTGCAGCGCAGGACATGGGCATCGAGGATCCCCAGACTGCTCGGCCCTTGGGGGCCCGTGGGCAACAGCCCCCCAGTCTGCAGACGCAGCTCCTCCACACCCGCCGGCAGCCCCGAGGTGGCGCTGACGCAGGAGCGCTACCCCGTGAAGCGGCTGCCCTTCTCCACGCCGTCTGAGGCCGACCTGGCCGCCTTTGAACGCATCATCCCTGGCAGAGTCGTCACAGACACAGAGGTGCTGGCAGCTTCGAATGTGGACTGGCTGAGGACGGTCCGAG GTTGTAGCAGAGTGCTGCTGCGGCCCCGGACGTCGGAGGAGGTGGCTCACATCCTCAG GTACTGTCATGAGAGGAACCTGGCCGTGAACCCACAGGGGGGCAACACGGGCATGGTGGGGGGCAGCGTGCCCGTCTTCGATGAGATCATCTTGTCCACCGCCCTGATGAACCAGGTCATCAGCTTCCACAGTGTGTCCG GGACCCTGGTGTGCCAGGCGGGCTGCATCCTGGAGGAGCTCAGCCAGTACGTGGAGGCGAGGGGCTTCGTCATGCCCCTGGACCTGGGGGCGAAGGGCAGCTGCCACATCGGGGGAAACGTGGCGACCAATGCAGGCGGCCTACGGTTCCTGCGCTACGGCTCGCTTCATGGGACTGTCCTGGGCCTGGAAGTG GTGCTGGCTGACGGCACCGTCCTGAACTGCCTGAGCGCCCTGCGCAAGGATAACACGGGCTATGACCTGAAGCAGCTCTTCATCGGGTCGGAGGGCACGCTGGGAGTCATCACGGCCGTGTCCATCCAGTGTCCTCCCAAGCCCCGGGCGGTCAACGTGGCATTCCTCG AAGCTGCCCGTCTGCTGTGCCCACAGCCCTGCAGTCCGTGCTCTCGGTCTCTCCACCTTCTCCACCCCTGTCGCGCTCTGGGAGGTTTCTTCCGCTCTGGCTCCGTTCACCCGTGTTCCCTTCAGCTGTGGTCCGTGTGGCCCAGGCCGCCGCGTCCAGCCCCGTGTCCAGCCATGACACCTCCGCCTGTTCCTGGACGAGCAGAGCAGGCGCTGTGCCCTCTGCGGACACGCTCCCTGGCGACCGCAGGGTGTCTCCATGCCTCCCCTCTCGGCCCCAAGACACCCTCCGCAGCGCAGG GTTGTCCAGGCTTCGCCGAGGTTCTGCAGACCTTTAGCACCTGCAAGGGGCTGCTGGGCGAGATCCTGTCCGCGTACGAGTTCATGGACGCTGAGTGCATGTGGCTGGTCAGGCACCACCTGCACCTCACCAGCCCAGTGCAAG AAAGTCCGTTCTATGTTCTCATCGAGACCTCAGGCTCCAGAGCAGAGCACGATGCTGAGAAGCTGAATGACTTCCTGGAGCAGGCCCTGCGCTCCGGCCTGGTGACCGATGGGACCGTGGCCACGGACCAGATGAAACTCAAG GCACTGTGGGCTCTGAGAGAAAGGATCTCGGAGGCGCTGAGCTGGGATGGCTACGTGTACAAGTATGACCTCTCCCTGCCCACCGACACACTGTACGACCTCGTGACCGACCTGCGTGCCCGCCTCGGCTCCCAGGCCAAGCACGTGGTGGGCTATGGCCACCTGG GAGACGGGAACCTGCACCTCAACGTGACGTCTGAGGCCTTCAGCCGGTCGCTGCTGGACGCCCTGGAGCCCTACGTGTACGAGTGGACGGCCGGGCACCGGGGCAGCGTCAGCGCCGAGCACGGCCTGGGCTTCAAGAAGAAGGACGCCCTCCACTACAGCAAGCCGCCCGCGGCCCTGAGGCTCATGCAGCAGCTCAAGGCCCTCCTGGACCCCAAGGGCATCCTGAACCCCTACAAGACGCTGCCTGCCCAGGCGTGA
- the D2HGDH gene encoding D-2-hydroxyglutarate dehydrogenase, mitochondrial isoform X5: MVGGSVPVFDEIILSTALMNQVISFHSVSGTLVCQAGCILEELSQYVEARGFVMPLDLGAKGSCHIGGNVATNAGGLRFLRYGSLHGTVLGLEVVLADGTVLNCLSALRKDNTGYDLKQLFIGSEGTLGVITAVSIQCPPKPRAVNVAFLGCPGFAEVLQTFSTCKGLLGEILSAYEFMDAECMWLVRHHLHLTSPVQESPFYVLIETSGSRAEHDAEKLNDFLEQALRSGLVTDGTVATDQMKLKALWALRERISEALSWDGYVYKYDLSLPTDTLYDLVTDLRARLGSQAKHVVGYGHLGDGNLHLNVTSEAFSRSLLDALEPYVYEWTAGHRGSVSAEHGLGFKKKDALHYSKPPAALRLMQQLKALLDPKGILNPYKTLPAQA, from the exons ATGGTGGGGGGCAGCGTGCCCGTCTTCGATGAGATCATCTTGTCCACCGCCCTGATGAACCAGGTCATCAGCTTCCACAGTGTGTCCG GGACCCTGGTGTGCCAGGCGGGCTGCATCCTGGAGGAGCTCAGCCAGTACGTGGAGGCGAGGGGCTTCGTCATGCCCCTGGACCTGGGGGCGAAGGGCAGCTGCCACATCGGGGGAAACGTGGCGACCAATGCAGGCGGCCTACGGTTCCTGCGCTACGGCTCGCTTCATGGGACTGTCCTGGGCCTGGAAGTG GTGCTGGCTGACGGCACCGTCCTGAACTGCCTGAGCGCCCTGCGCAAGGATAACACGGGCTATGACCTGAAGCAGCTCTTCATCGGGTCGGAGGGCACGCTGGGAGTCATCACGGCCGTGTCCATCCAGTGTCCTCCCAAGCCCCGGGCGGTCAACGTGGCATTCCTCG GTTGTCCAGGCTTCGCCGAGGTTCTGCAGACCTTTAGCACCTGCAAGGGGCTGCTGGGCGAGATCCTGTCCGCGTACGAGTTCATGGACGCTGAGTGCATGTGGCTGGTCAGGCACCACCTGCACCTCACCAGCCCAGTGCAAG AAAGTCCGTTCTATGTTCTCATCGAGACCTCAGGCTCCAGAGCAGAGCACGATGCTGAGAAGCTGAATGACTTCCTGGAGCAGGCCCTGCGCTCCGGCCTGGTGACCGATGGGACCGTGGCCACGGACCAGATGAAACTCAAG GCACTGTGGGCTCTGAGAGAAAGGATCTCGGAGGCGCTGAGCTGGGATGGCTACGTGTACAAGTATGACCTCTCCCTGCCCACCGACACACTGTACGACCTCGTGACCGACCTGCGTGCCCGCCTCGGCTCCCAGGCCAAGCACGTGGTGGGCTATGGCCACCTGG GAGACGGGAACCTGCACCTCAACGTGACGTCTGAGGCCTTCAGCCGGTCGCTGCTGGACGCCCTGGAGCCCTACGTGTACGAGTGGACGGCCGGGCACCGGGGCAGCGTCAGCGCCGAGCACGGCCTGGGCTTCAAGAAGAAGGACGCCCTCCACTACAGCAAGCCGCCCGCGGCCCTGAGGCTCATGCAGCAGCTCAAGGCCCTCCTGGACCCCAAGGGCATCCTGAACCCCTACAAGACGCTGCCTGCCCAGGCGTGA
- the D2HGDH gene encoding D-2-hydroxyglutarate dehydrogenase, mitochondrial isoform X2 yields MLPRLVPRQPLRLFRWQAACAQGASVQRRTWASRIPRLLGPWGPVGNSPPVCRRSSSTPAGSPEVALTQERYPVKRLPFSTPSEADLAAFERIIPGRVVTDTEVLAASNVDWLRTVRGCSRVLLRPRTSEEVAHILRYCHERNLAVNPQGGNTGMVGGSVPVFDEIILSTALMNQVISFHSVSGTLVCQAGCILEELSQYVEARGFVMPLDLGAKGSCHIGGNVATNAGGLRFLRYGSLHGTVLGLEVVLADGTVLNCLSALRKDNTGYDLKQLFIGSEGTLGVITAVSIQCPPKPRAVNVAFLGCPGFAEVLQTFSTCKGLLGEILSAYEFMDAECMWLVRHHLHLTSPVQESPFYVLIETSGSRAEHDAEKLNDFLEQALRSGLVTDGTVATDQMKLKALWALRERISEALSWDGYVYKYDLSLPTDTLYDLVTDLRARLGSQAKHVVGYGHLGDGNLHLNVTSEAFSRSLLDALEPYVYEWTAGHRGSVSAEHGLGFKKKDALHYSKPPAALRLMQQLKALLDPKGILNPYKTLPAQA; encoded by the exons ATGCTGCCCCGTCTGGTGCCCCGGCAGCCTCTGAGGCTCTTCCGATGGCAGGCGGCGTGCGCTCAGGGAGCCTCTGTGCAGCGCAGGACATGGGCATCGAGGATCCCCAGACTGCTCGGCCCTTGGGGGCCCGTGGGCAACAGCCCCCCAGTCTGCAGACGCAGCTCCTCCACACCCGCCGGCAGCCCCGAGGTGGCGCTGACGCAGGAGCGCTACCCCGTGAAGCGGCTGCCCTTCTCCACGCCGTCTGAGGCCGACCTGGCCGCCTTTGAACGCATCATCCCTGGCAGAGTCGTCACAGACACAGAGGTGCTGGCAGCTTCGAATGTGGACTGGCTGAGGACGGTCCGAG GTTGTAGCAGAGTGCTGCTGCGGCCCCGGACGTCGGAGGAGGTGGCTCACATCCTCAG GTACTGTCATGAGAGGAACCTGGCCGTGAACCCACAGGGGGGCAACACGGGCATGGTGGGGGGCAGCGTGCCCGTCTTCGATGAGATCATCTTGTCCACCGCCCTGATGAACCAGGTCATCAGCTTCCACAGTGTGTCCG GGACCCTGGTGTGCCAGGCGGGCTGCATCCTGGAGGAGCTCAGCCAGTACGTGGAGGCGAGGGGCTTCGTCATGCCCCTGGACCTGGGGGCGAAGGGCAGCTGCCACATCGGGGGAAACGTGGCGACCAATGCAGGCGGCCTACGGTTCCTGCGCTACGGCTCGCTTCATGGGACTGTCCTGGGCCTGGAAGTG GTGCTGGCTGACGGCACCGTCCTGAACTGCCTGAGCGCCCTGCGCAAGGATAACACGGGCTATGACCTGAAGCAGCTCTTCATCGGGTCGGAGGGCACGCTGGGAGTCATCACGGCCGTGTCCATCCAGTGTCCTCCCAAGCCCCGGGCGGTCAACGTGGCATTCCTCG GTTGTCCAGGCTTCGCCGAGGTTCTGCAGACCTTTAGCACCTGCAAGGGGCTGCTGGGCGAGATCCTGTCCGCGTACGAGTTCATGGACGCTGAGTGCATGTGGCTGGTCAGGCACCACCTGCACCTCACCAGCCCAGTGCAAG AAAGTCCGTTCTATGTTCTCATCGAGACCTCAGGCTCCAGAGCAGAGCACGATGCTGAGAAGCTGAATGACTTCCTGGAGCAGGCCCTGCGCTCCGGCCTGGTGACCGATGGGACCGTGGCCACGGACCAGATGAAACTCAAG GCACTGTGGGCTCTGAGAGAAAGGATCTCGGAGGCGCTGAGCTGGGATGGCTACGTGTACAAGTATGACCTCTCCCTGCCCACCGACACACTGTACGACCTCGTGACCGACCTGCGTGCCCGCCTCGGCTCCCAGGCCAAGCACGTGGTGGGCTATGGCCACCTGG GAGACGGGAACCTGCACCTCAACGTGACGTCTGAGGCCTTCAGCCGGTCGCTGCTGGACGCCCTGGAGCCCTACGTGTACGAGTGGACGGCCGGGCACCGGGGCAGCGTCAGCGCCGAGCACGGCCTGGGCTTCAAGAAGAAGGACGCCCTCCACTACAGCAAGCCGCCCGCGGCCCTGAGGCTCATGCAGCAGCTCAAGGCCCTCCTGGACCCCAAGGGCATCCTGAACCCCTACAAGACGCTGCCTGCCCAGGCGTGA
- the D2HGDH gene encoding D-2-hydroxyglutarate dehydrogenase, mitochondrial isoform X3, producing MLPRLVPRQPLRLFRWQAACAQGASVQRRTWASRIPRLLGPWGPVGNSPPVCRRSSSTPAGSPEVALTQERYPVKRLPFSTPSEADLAAFERIIPGRVVTDTEVLAASNVDWLRTVRGCSRVLLRPRTSEEVAHILRYCHERNLAVNPQGGNTGMVGGSVPVFDEIILSTALMNQVISFHSVSGTLVCQAGCILEELSQYVEARGFVMPLDLGAKGSCHIGGNVATNAGGLRFLRYGSLHGTVLGLEVVLADGTVLNCLSALRKDNTGYDLKQLFIGSEGTLGVITAVSIQCPPKPRAVNVAFLESPFYVLIETSGSRAEHDAEKLNDFLEQALRSGLVTDGTVATDQMKLKALWALRERISEALSWDGYVYKYDLSLPTDTLYDLVTDLRARLGSQAKHVVGYGHLGDGNLHLNVTSEAFSRSLLDALEPYVYEWTAGHRGSVSAEHGLGFKKKDALHYSKPPAALRLMQQLKALLDPKGILNPYKTLPAQA from the exons ATGCTGCCCCGTCTGGTGCCCCGGCAGCCTCTGAGGCTCTTCCGATGGCAGGCGGCGTGCGCTCAGGGAGCCTCTGTGCAGCGCAGGACATGGGCATCGAGGATCCCCAGACTGCTCGGCCCTTGGGGGCCCGTGGGCAACAGCCCCCCAGTCTGCAGACGCAGCTCCTCCACACCCGCCGGCAGCCCCGAGGTGGCGCTGACGCAGGAGCGCTACCCCGTGAAGCGGCTGCCCTTCTCCACGCCGTCTGAGGCCGACCTGGCCGCCTTTGAACGCATCATCCCTGGCAGAGTCGTCACAGACACAGAGGTGCTGGCAGCTTCGAATGTGGACTGGCTGAGGACGGTCCGAG GTTGTAGCAGAGTGCTGCTGCGGCCCCGGACGTCGGAGGAGGTGGCTCACATCCTCAG GTACTGTCATGAGAGGAACCTGGCCGTGAACCCACAGGGGGGCAACACGGGCATGGTGGGGGGCAGCGTGCCCGTCTTCGATGAGATCATCTTGTCCACCGCCCTGATGAACCAGGTCATCAGCTTCCACAGTGTGTCCG GGACCCTGGTGTGCCAGGCGGGCTGCATCCTGGAGGAGCTCAGCCAGTACGTGGAGGCGAGGGGCTTCGTCATGCCCCTGGACCTGGGGGCGAAGGGCAGCTGCCACATCGGGGGAAACGTGGCGACCAATGCAGGCGGCCTACGGTTCCTGCGCTACGGCTCGCTTCATGGGACTGTCCTGGGCCTGGAAGTG GTGCTGGCTGACGGCACCGTCCTGAACTGCCTGAGCGCCCTGCGCAAGGATAACACGGGCTATGACCTGAAGCAGCTCTTCATCGGGTCGGAGGGCACGCTGGGAGTCATCACGGCCGTGTCCATCCAGTGTCCTCCCAAGCCCCGGGCGGTCAACGTGGCATTCCTCG AAAGTCCGTTCTATGTTCTCATCGAGACCTCAGGCTCCAGAGCAGAGCACGATGCTGAGAAGCTGAATGACTTCCTGGAGCAGGCCCTGCGCTCCGGCCTGGTGACCGATGGGACCGTGGCCACGGACCAGATGAAACTCAAG GCACTGTGGGCTCTGAGAGAAAGGATCTCGGAGGCGCTGAGCTGGGATGGCTACGTGTACAAGTATGACCTCTCCCTGCCCACCGACACACTGTACGACCTCGTGACCGACCTGCGTGCCCGCCTCGGCTCCCAGGCCAAGCACGTGGTGGGCTATGGCCACCTGG GAGACGGGAACCTGCACCTCAACGTGACGTCTGAGGCCTTCAGCCGGTCGCTGCTGGACGCCCTGGAGCCCTACGTGTACGAGTGGACGGCCGGGCACCGGGGCAGCGTCAGCGCCGAGCACGGCCTGGGCTTCAAGAAGAAGGACGCCCTCCACTACAGCAAGCCGCCCGCGGCCCTGAGGCTCATGCAGCAGCTCAAGGCCCTCCTGGACCCCAAGGGCATCCTGAACCCCTACAAGACGCTGCCTGCCCAGGCGTGA
- the D2HGDH gene encoding D-2-hydroxyglutarate dehydrogenase, mitochondrial isoform X4 has product MVGGSVPVFDEIILSTALMNQVISFHSVSGTLVCQAGCILEELSQYVEARGFVMPLDLGAKGSCHIGGNVATNAGGLRFLRYGSLHGTVLGLEVVLADGTVLNCLSALRKDNTGYDLKQLFIGSEGTLGVITAVSIQCPPKPRAVNVAFLEAARLLCPQPCSPCSRSLHLLHPCRALGGFFRSGSVHPCSLQLWSVWPRPPRPAPCPAMTPPPVPGRAEQALCPLRTRSLATAGCLHASPLGPKTPSAAQGCPGFAEVLQTFSTCKGLLGEILSAYEFMDAECMWLVRHHLHLTSPVQESPFYVLIETSGSRAEHDAEKLNDFLEQALRSGLVTDGTVATDQMKLKALWALRERISEALSWDGYVYKYDLSLPTDTLYDLVTDLRARLGSQAKHVVGYGHLGDGNLHLNVTSEAFSRSLLDALEPYVYEWTAGHRGSVSAEHGLGFKKKDALHYSKPPAALRLMQQLKALLDPKGILNPYKTLPAQA; this is encoded by the exons ATGGTGGGGGGCAGCGTGCCCGTCTTCGATGAGATCATCTTGTCCACCGCCCTGATGAACCAGGTCATCAGCTTCCACAGTGTGTCCG GGACCCTGGTGTGCCAGGCGGGCTGCATCCTGGAGGAGCTCAGCCAGTACGTGGAGGCGAGGGGCTTCGTCATGCCCCTGGACCTGGGGGCGAAGGGCAGCTGCCACATCGGGGGAAACGTGGCGACCAATGCAGGCGGCCTACGGTTCCTGCGCTACGGCTCGCTTCATGGGACTGTCCTGGGCCTGGAAGTG GTGCTGGCTGACGGCACCGTCCTGAACTGCCTGAGCGCCCTGCGCAAGGATAACACGGGCTATGACCTGAAGCAGCTCTTCATCGGGTCGGAGGGCACGCTGGGAGTCATCACGGCCGTGTCCATCCAGTGTCCTCCCAAGCCCCGGGCGGTCAACGTGGCATTCCTCG AAGCTGCCCGTCTGCTGTGCCCACAGCCCTGCAGTCCGTGCTCTCGGTCTCTCCACCTTCTCCACCCCTGTCGCGCTCTGGGAGGTTTCTTCCGCTCTGGCTCCGTTCACCCGTGTTCCCTTCAGCTGTGGTCCGTGTGGCCCAGGCCGCCGCGTCCAGCCCCGTGTCCAGCCATGACACCTCCGCCTGTTCCTGGACGAGCAGAGCAGGCGCTGTGCCCTCTGCGGACACGCTCCCTGGCGACCGCAGGGTGTCTCCATGCCTCCCCTCTCGGCCCCAAGACACCCTCCGCAGCGCAGG GTTGTCCAGGCTTCGCCGAGGTTCTGCAGACCTTTAGCACCTGCAAGGGGCTGCTGGGCGAGATCCTGTCCGCGTACGAGTTCATGGACGCTGAGTGCATGTGGCTGGTCAGGCACCACCTGCACCTCACCAGCCCAGTGCAAG AAAGTCCGTTCTATGTTCTCATCGAGACCTCAGGCTCCAGAGCAGAGCACGATGCTGAGAAGCTGAATGACTTCCTGGAGCAGGCCCTGCGCTCCGGCCTGGTGACCGATGGGACCGTGGCCACGGACCAGATGAAACTCAAG GCACTGTGGGCTCTGAGAGAAAGGATCTCGGAGGCGCTGAGCTGGGATGGCTACGTGTACAAGTATGACCTCTCCCTGCCCACCGACACACTGTACGACCTCGTGACCGACCTGCGTGCCCGCCTCGGCTCCCAGGCCAAGCACGTGGTGGGCTATGGCCACCTGG GAGACGGGAACCTGCACCTCAACGTGACGTCTGAGGCCTTCAGCCGGTCGCTGCTGGACGCCCTGGAGCCCTACGTGTACGAGTGGACGGCCGGGCACCGGGGCAGCGTCAGCGCCGAGCACGGCCTGGGCTTCAAGAAGAAGGACGCCCTCCACTACAGCAAGCCGCCCGCGGCCCTGAGGCTCATGCAGCAGCTCAAGGCCCTCCTGGACCCCAAGGGCATCCTGAACCCCTACAAGACGCTGCCTGCCCAGGCGTGA